In Colletotrichum higginsianum IMI 349063 chromosome 1, whole genome shotgun sequence, one genomic interval encodes:
- a CDS encoding Ribosomal protein subunit l37 has protein sequence MPTPESEMFLAQKPKVPPTFDGVDYDDTKAFKQAQDAIIREQWVGAMMLRLVGEELGKCYKKEGVNHLEKCGHLRVLVGPGGGALVETSFSIREGERRDEAMTVSRQLATHASCINSWSGPRDDNQQRKPAATPRRARPTPHNMICRTCLRRASALPRLQAPRATAALVIRPFSLSAPSRNAAAAPDDSTKTKATDVPPNLSSLKNDAPAPAPISSCPAGTVLNGLNYFKGRTDPVALRDEEYPEWLWTVLESKKVTVESADDLAAEMFSKSKKQRKAAAKRQKAIEAKLVASGDVEALAPKVPLPQQSINLPGEKGGDVEHNLHAATKRDELRKAMRTERKAKIKESNYLKSM, from the exons ATGCCGACTCCCGAGTCCGAGATGTTCCTGGCGCAGAAGCCAAAGGTGCCCCCGACtttcgacggcgtcgactaCGACGACACCAAGGCGTTCAAGCAGGCACAGGACGCCATTATCCGCGAGCAATGGGTCGGTGCCATGATGCTGCGTCTCGTCGGTGAGGAGCTGGGCAAATGCTACAAGAAGGAGGGCGTCAACCACTTGGAGAAGTGCGGTCATTTGAGAG TCCTGGTTGGACCAGGAGGCGGCGCTCTGGTAGAGACTTCTTTCAGCATCAGAGAAGGGGAACGCAGAGACGAGGCCATGACGGTATCACGTCAATTGGCTA CTCACGCTTCCTGCATCAACAGTTGGAGCGGCCCCCGAGACGACAACCAGCAACGCAAACCCGCCGCAACACCTCGTCGTGCTCGTCCGACACCACACAACATGATTTGCAGAACATGCCTGCGGCGAGCCTCGGCTTTGCCCCGTCTCCAGGCGCCAagggccaccgccgccctcgtcatTAGacccttctctctctccgcgCCTTCGAGGAACGCAGCAGCGGCGCCCGACGACAGCACCAAGACGAAAGCGACGGATGTACCCCCGAACCTCTCGAGCCTCAAAAACGATGcacccgcgcccgcgcccatCTCCTCATGCCCCGCCGGTACCGTCCTCAACGGGCTGAACTACTTCAAGGGCCGGACGGACCCGGTCGCCCTCCGCGACGAGGAATATCCCGAGTGGCTGTGGACGGTCCTGGAGTCCAAAAAGGTGACCGTTGAGtccgccgacgaccttgccgccgagaTGTTCT CCAAGTCCAAGAAGCAGCGtaaggccgccgccaagcgccaaaaggccatcgaggccaaGCTTGTTGCCTcaggcgacgtcgaggccctcgcgcCCAAGGTCCCGCTGCCGCAGCAGTCCATCAACCTGCCTGGTGAGAAGGGTGGCGATGTCGAACATAACCTTCACGCGGCGACCAAGAGAGACGAGCTACGCAAGGCGATGCGCACGGAGCGTAaggccaagatcaaggagtCCAACTACCTCAAGTCCATGTAA
- a CDS encoding Transcription initiation factor tfiid subunit 7: MPDISAPPPRPKLKLSVGSRQSSFSEQNGATPSASTPSSSMKIKLKASQPPTPAGPAAPAPSKTKAGRVSKPTTKIIESKKREQDEDDDGMNHPSKKIKLLKTPVVSTPRTGHIVVKSKGKPPVHPPGDGYDSEASDQEKDPTIEEQFILRMMPGEHCEYVRKCIEEGKVGIPRKDGGADIMMKFFDEDTRRAMVVVKGQPYAAVMVELPTITEGMKSWDRKTLMKSADICHMLLVFQQVRSEEEAKKAPLPAMIQPGFKWPHGLTPPMHDATNQRFAKIISRSEIELKENEVKKLLQADAAAMSSRYELIDDRKMQSGDEYSEDEQDADGEADDSGYFPADGYNDGELDEHDDDLEAELMAAFEEEEAMNQATTEAGTPATQLEAATPMTMNTGTPAPNAHDSGDGEESVASEEDEDDDDDEDDDDKERLDEVKAVREDITQLKNEIAKKEQEKSNQTNKILKNRVEARLKDLRAELSLKQASIGEQEEDED; the protein is encoded by the coding sequence ATGCCAGACATCAGCGCTCCACCGCCCCGGCCGAAGCTGAAGCTCAGCGTGGGCTCGCGACAGTCCTCGTTCAGCGAACAGAATGgcgcgacgccgtcggcttcgactccttcctcctcgatgAAGATCAAGCTGAAGGCATCACAACCACCGACACCAGCTGGACCCGCGGCGCCTGCCCCGTCCAAGACGAAAGCTGGAAGGGTTTCCAAGCCCACAACCAAGATCATTGAATCCAAGAAGCGGGAAcaggacgaagatgacgatggcaTGAACCATCCGTCCAAGAAGATCAAGCTTCTGAAAACGCCTGTTGTGTCGACGCCTAGGACAGGTCATATCGTTGTTAAGTCAAAAGGCAAACCGCCTGTTCACCCACCCGGCGACGGTTATGACTCCGAGGCTAGTGACCAGGAGAAGGACCCTACAATCGAGGAGCAGTTCATATTGCGCATGATGCCCGGCGAGCATTGCGAATATGTCAGGAAGTGCATTGAGGAAGGCAAGGTCGGCATCCCTAGAAAGGATGGCGGCGCTGACATAATGATGAAGTTCTTCGACGAGGACACCCGGCGCGCCATGGTAGTAGTAAAGGGTCAGCCTTATGCTGCAGTCATGGTCGAACTGCCTACGATCACGGAAGGCATGAAGTCTTGGGACCGAAAGACCCTCATGAAATCTGCCGACATTTGCCACATGCTCCTGGTGTTCCAGCAGGTCCggagcgaggaggaggcgaaAAAGGCGCCGTTACCTGCAATGATCCAACCTGGATTCAAATGGCCGCACGGTCTGACACCCCCTATGCACGACGCCACCAACCAAAGATTCGCCAAGATCATCAGTCGCTCGGAGATCGAGCTGAAGGAAAATGAGGTTAAGAAGCTCTTGCAGGCCGACGCGGCCGCCATGTCCTCCAGATACGAACTCATCGACGACAGAAAGATGCAGTCTGGCGACGAGTACTCCGAAGACGAAcaagacgccgacggcgaggctgACGACAGCGGGTATTTCCCGGCTGACGGCTACAACGACGGCGAACTCGATGAACATGATGACGACTTGGAGGCTGAGCTAATGGCTGCtttcgaggaggaggaggcgatgaACCAGGCCACGACAGAGGCAGGCACACCAGCGACACAACTCGAGGCTGCTACCCCCATGACCATGAACACCGGCACACCCGCACCTAATGCCCACGATAGCGGTGACGGAGAAGAGTCTGTCGCcagcgaggaagacgaagatgacgacgacgatgaagacgatgacgacaagGAGCGGCTGGACGAAGTCAAGGCAGTCCGGGAGGACATTACACAGCTCAAAAATGAGATCGCGAAGAAGGAGCAAGAGAAGTCGAATCAGACGAATAAGATTCTGAAGAACCGCGTCGAGGCTCGCTTGAAGGATCTGAGAGCAGAGCTGTCGCTCAAGCAAGCATCCATTGGGGAAcaggaagaggatgaagactAG